A region from the Leptospira venezuelensis genome encodes:
- the nirB gene encoding nitrite reductase large subunit NirB, translated as MKRKLVILGNGMVGHRFAEKVAEYGGTEKFEVTILGEEPRRAYDRVHLSEYFTNRSADSLYLSPSDWYRANGIRLLLSEPAISVDTVSRKVTTSAGTELLFDELVIATGSSAFVPNFDGVDKQGVFVYRTIEDLEKIMSYAKQVSKVAVLGGGLLGLEAAKAVLDMGKESHVVEFASRLMPRQLDEAASSVLKSKIESLGVRIHLNKETKQALGESNFQGLEFVDGSVLDVEMLIVSAGIRPRDELAKNSGIEVGQRGGIIVDDELRTNVYGVYAIGEVALHKGMIYGLVAPGYEMAEILAYNLCSPGQKTKSYAGSDLSTKLKLIGVDVASFGDALGQTEHLPIAYTNPRTGVYKKLVLSPDGKKLKGGILVGDADAYSNLLTLYLNNVELPAEPESLIVGTPSEEGSAFGSLPDDAKICSCNNVSKGDLLGAIRSGSCSNLKGLKECTKSGTGCGGCIPQMNSILKEELRAQGKVVTEHVCEHFKYSRQELFQIAKVKGIRSFEEMIRTHGMGNGCEVCKPAVASIIASIYNEPIQKHREIQDTNDKYLANIQRGGTYSVVPRIPGGEITPDKLIVIGQIAKKYDLYCKITGGQRIDLLGARMEQLPDIWKDLVEEGFESGHAYGKAMRTVKSCVGSTWCRYGVQDSTAFAIRIEERYRGIRAPHKLKSAVSGCIRECAEARGKDFGIIATEKGWNLYVGGNGGVNPKHAILLAADLDEETCVKYIDRFMMFYIRTADKLVRTSAWLEQLEGGIEYLKDVVINDRLGINKDLEEEMDNLVGTYVCEWKDVVDDPEKQKKYKHFVNSEDADPTIKFIEERGQKRPVDWPKKELVSN; from the coding sequence ATGAAACGGAAGTTAGTAATTCTTGGAAACGGAATGGTGGGTCATAGATTCGCCGAAAAAGTCGCTGAGTACGGTGGAACAGAAAAATTTGAAGTAACTATTTTAGGCGAAGAGCCTAGAAGAGCTTATGATCGTGTTCATCTTTCAGAATATTTTACAAATAGATCCGCAGATTCACTTTATCTTTCTCCTTCCGATTGGTACAGAGCCAATGGGATCCGCTTATTACTTTCTGAGCCTGCAATCTCGGTTGATACAGTTTCTAGAAAGGTAACTACTTCTGCCGGAACTGAATTGCTTTTTGATGAATTGGTAATTGCTACCGGTTCTTCTGCTTTTGTCCCAAATTTCGATGGTGTGGATAAACAAGGAGTCTTCGTTTACCGCACAATTGAAGATCTAGAAAAGATCATGTCTTATGCTAAACAAGTTTCCAAAGTAGCAGTACTTGGTGGCGGTTTATTAGGTTTAGAAGCTGCCAAAGCAGTTTTAGACATGGGAAAAGAAAGCCATGTAGTTGAATTCGCATCACGTTTGATGCCAAGACAATTAGATGAGGCCGCTTCTTCCGTCCTAAAATCTAAGATAGAGTCTTTAGGTGTTCGTATTCATTTAAATAAGGAAACCAAACAAGCATTAGGAGAATCTAATTTTCAAGGATTGGAATTCGTAGATGGTTCCGTTTTAGATGTGGAGATGTTGATTGTTTCCGCAGGTATCCGGCCAAGAGATGAACTGGCAAAAAATTCTGGAATAGAGGTCGGACAAAGAGGCGGAATCATTGTAGACGATGAGTTAAGAACAAACGTCTACGGAGTTTATGCAATCGGAGAAGTTGCACTTCATAAAGGAATGATTTATGGACTCGTGGCTCCAGGTTATGAAATGGCGGAAATACTCGCTTATAATCTTTGTAGCCCTGGACAAAAAACGAAATCTTATGCAGGTTCCGATCTTTCTACAAAACTAAAACTGATTGGAGTGGATGTTGCTTCTTTCGGTGATGCTTTAGGTCAAACTGAACATCTTCCTATCGCTTATACAAATCCCCGCACAGGTGTGTATAAAAAATTAGTACTTTCTCCAGACGGTAAAAAACTGAAAGGAGGAATATTGGTAGGAGATGCGGATGCATATTCTAACCTTCTTACTCTTTACTTAAATAATGTAGAACTTCCTGCTGAGCCTGAATCTTTGATTGTAGGAACTCCATCGGAAGAAGGTTCCGCATTTGGTTCTCTTCCGGATGATGCAAAGATCTGTTCTTGTAATAACGTTTCTAAAGGTGATCTTTTAGGGGCGATTCGGTCCGGTTCTTGTTCCAATCTAAAGGGTTTGAAAGAATGCACTAAGTCTGGAACCGGCTGCGGCGGTTGTATCCCTCAAATGAATTCCATCCTAAAGGAAGAACTTCGAGCACAAGGTAAAGTAGTCACTGAACATGTTTGCGAACATTTTAAATATTCCAGACAAGAGTTGTTCCAGATCGCAAAAGTTAAAGGGATCCGTAGCTTCGAAGAAATGATCCGTACTCATGGAATGGGGAATGGTTGCGAAGTTTGTAAACCTGCTGTGGCTTCTATCATCGCAAGTATTTACAACGAACCAATCCAAAAACACAGGGAGATCCAAGATACCAACGATAAGTATCTTGCAAACATCCAAAGAGGTGGAACTTACTCTGTAGTTCCTCGTATTCCTGGTGGAGAAATCACTCCGGATAAATTGATCGTGATCGGTCAAATTGCAAAGAAATATGATCTTTACTGCAAGATCACTGGCGGCCAACGGATAGACTTACTCGGTGCAAGAATGGAACAACTTCCCGACATCTGGAAAGATCTAGTAGAAGAAGGTTTTGAAAGTGGACACGCATACGGTAAAGCAATGCGAACCGTTAAAAGTTGTGTGGGTTCTACTTGGTGTAGATACGGAGTACAAGACAGCACTGCGTTTGCAATTCGTATCGAAGAAAGATATAGAGGGATCAGAGCTCCTCATAAATTAAAATCAGCGGTCTCAGGTTGTATCAGAGAATGTGCAGAAGCAAGAGGTAAAGACTTTGGTATCATCGCCACTGAAAAAGGTTGGAACCTTTACGTTGGCGGTAATGGAGGAGTGAATCCTAAACATGCAATCCTTCTCGCTGCCGACTTGGATGAAGAGACCTGTGTTAAGTACATAGATAGATTCATGATGTTCTACATTAGAACCGCAGACAAACTTGTAAGAACTTCTGCTTGGTTAGAACAATTAGAAGGCGGAATAGAATATTTAAAAGATGTGGTCATCAACGATAGGTTAGGCATCAACAA
- a CDS encoding nitrate/nitrite transporter — protein sequence MKKFREFLSIGHFPSLVSSFLYFDFSFMVWMLLAALGVFISEEFKLGPAQKGMLVSVPLLGGTLLRIPLGLLSDRYGSKIVGLCGMGVTMLTLLAGWKFAHTLPEVILVGLLLGTAGASFAVALPLASRWYPKEYQGLVMGIAGAGNSGSVIATFFAPDLARNFGWHAVFGLALIPLAFAFVFFLFFAKDCPGTISKKPLKQYLVPIKSRDALFFCLLYSVTFGGFVGIASFLPIFFHDQYGVDKVTTGFYTSYCILGASLVRPIGGYLSDKFGGVSVLLGVFAGVASCLIAVSWLPSVGIILPLFITLMIFLGLGNGSVFQLVPLRFSKEIGIITGFIGAFGGLGGFFVPNLLGTLKAISGTFSVGFVVLSVVVALSAFSLFMMNTFVWEKNRKNESLELESA from the coding sequence ATGAAAAAATTTCGTGAATTTCTATCTATAGGTCACTTTCCATCGCTCGTGAGCTCCTTTCTATACTTTGACTTCAGCTTCATGGTATGGATGCTGCTTGCCGCTTTAGGCGTCTTTATTTCAGAAGAATTCAAATTAGGCCCTGCCCAAAAGGGTATGTTGGTTTCAGTTCCTCTATTGGGAGGAACATTATTAAGAATTCCTTTAGGGCTATTATCTGATCGTTACGGATCTAAGATTGTCGGTCTTTGTGGAATGGGCGTCACAATGCTTACTCTACTAGCTGGCTGGAAATTTGCTCATACTCTTCCTGAAGTAATTCTTGTAGGACTATTATTGGGAACTGCAGGAGCAAGTTTTGCAGTAGCACTTCCTTTAGCGAGCAGATGGTATCCTAAAGAATACCAAGGTTTAGTGATGGGTATCGCAGGTGCTGGAAATAGCGGGTCTGTGATTGCTACTTTTTTCGCTCCTGATCTTGCGAGAAACTTCGGATGGCATGCCGTTTTCGGCCTTGCTCTTATTCCTTTAGCCTTTGCCTTCGTTTTCTTCTTATTCTTTGCTAAAGATTGCCCAGGAACAATTTCTAAAAAACCTTTAAAACAATACTTAGTACCGATCAAGTCCAGAGATGCTTTATTCTTCTGTTTACTGTATAGCGTAACGTTTGGTGGATTCGTAGGTATAGCAAGCTTCCTACCTATCTTCTTCCATGACCAATACGGTGTAGATAAAGTCACCACTGGATTTTATACATCTTATTGTATCTTAGGTGCAAGTTTGGTTCGCCCTATCGGTGGATATCTTTCCGACAAATTTGGCGGTGTATCAGTTTTACTTGGAGTATTCGCAGGAGTTGCTTCTTGTTTGATCGCTGTCTCATGGTTGCCGTCCGTAGGTATTATACTTCCGCTCTTCATCACATTAATGATCTTCTTAGGTTTAGGTAATGGATCCGTATTCCAACTCGTTCCACTTAGATTTAGCAAAGAGATCGGGATCATTACTGGTTTTATAGGAGCGTTCGGAGGTTTGGGAGGATTTTTCGTTCCGAATCTATTAGGAACTTTGAAAGCGATTTCCGGAACCTTCTCCGTAGGATTCGTAGTGTTATCTGTGGTGGTTGCGTTATCTGCCTTCTCACTATTCATGATGAACACTTTTGTTTGGGAAAAAAATAGAAAAAACGAATCCTTAGAATTGGAGTCGGCTTAA
- a CDS encoding nitrate reductase produces MNTENGFRSTCSYCGVGCGVLIQKEDETSFKVQGDPDHPANKGMLCSKGMNLHHTVLDKSDRLLYPMARSPKTGELQKTDWDSALGEIANRFKNLIKEYGPDSVGFYVSGQLLTEEYYVVNKLTKGFLNTNNIDTNSRLCMSSAVVGYKMSLGEDSVPISYDDIEIADCFLIAGANPAWCHPILFRRIEDRKNSDPNVKIIVVDPRKTESCENADLHLQIIPGTDILLFNAIARSLIETNSLDPNFIKSHTEGFEELKERVFSISMEEYADSCGVSEESIREAAGLISSAKGFLTLWAMGLNQSVVGVNKNLALINLNLITGKIGKPGSGPFSLTGQPNAMGGREVGGLCNLLPAHRNLADENHRKEVADFWGVESIRDKPGYSATEMFENLKNGKMKAIWIVCTNPTVSLPDARTVEAGLRNAELVVVQDISNSHESIPFAHYVLPAAGWTEKQGTMTNSDRRITYLPKIFNPPGDAKADTWILTEFAEKMGFGSSFNYKNEEEVFLEHCLLTKGTNLDIGGLDYSILQDRRSVQWPFPSKDHEGTPRLFSDGKFYRPNGKAKIHSVEPEDTSEKTTENFPLILTTGRIRDQWHTMTRTGKVRKLKEHKKEPYLEIHPIDAKEREIIESQIVEVKNERGSVRVRATITESIRQGTVFLPMHWGRKNGNDEARANNLTSSKFDPFSKQPGFKISAVEVLPYKKPKEKILIVGGGNGTLAFLRKFRAISPDDEITVLCKEEHPFYNRILLPDLISGDKQFSQLSAVSEEEIESWNIEVKSSISVSEILPEGKKVKDSQGNVYSYNKLIIATGSRPSIPKYIPEKMLGIFSLRSKNDADRIKGFFVPNTHALIVGGGLLGLELAAALRSLHVNVTVLVRTDRLMSKQLDEISAEILRKEVEARGIQILFDTEISKVYGTERLESVKFRDGSSIRPDGIVFAVGTVPNLELAKEAGINCKSGILVNDFLQSSDPDIYAIGEVAEHSTGMYGTVAATEEQAEFAAWHMYGYKIGSYSGSMHSNLLKVPGLELVSLRLPDVPMDEAGPEYEEIVFFDKRKGRYKKCIIKGDRLVGAILVGDKSEFSEFKAMISSGIELGDKRDRLLTGSSPLKPPIGPLVCSCNGVGKGNLEEEIRNGVCDLKTLSEKTGAGTGCGSCKPEVLKILRETGAVAPA; encoded by the coding sequence GTGAATACAGAAAATGGATTTCGAAGCACCTGTTCCTATTGTGGGGTCGGATGCGGTGTATTGATTCAAAAAGAGGACGAGACTAGTTTTAAAGTCCAAGGGGATCCTGATCATCCTGCGAATAAAGGAATGTTATGCTCCAAAGGGATGAATCTGCATCACACCGTTTTGGATAAGAGCGATAGACTTTTATATCCAATGGCAAGAAGTCCTAAAACTGGAGAATTACAAAAGACCGATTGGGATTCTGCATTAGGAGAGATCGCCAATCGTTTTAAAAATTTGATCAAAGAATACGGACCTGATTCGGTAGGTTTCTATGTGTCCGGGCAATTATTGACGGAAGAATATTATGTGGTGAACAAGCTCACCAAAGGTTTTTTAAATACAAACAATATAGATACCAACTCCAGGCTATGTATGAGTTCTGCAGTTGTAGGTTATAAGATGTCCTTGGGTGAGGACAGTGTTCCTATATCTTACGATGATATTGAGATTGCAGATTGTTTTTTAATCGCTGGCGCTAACCCGGCTTGGTGTCATCCAATTCTTTTCAGAAGGATAGAAGATAGAAAAAATTCAGACCCGAACGTTAAGATCATCGTAGTAGATCCAAGAAAAACGGAAAGTTGCGAGAATGCAGACTTACATCTTCAGATCATTCCTGGAACTGATATATTATTATTCAATGCAATTGCAAGAAGTCTGATAGAGACAAATTCATTAGATCCAAATTTCATCAAATCACATACGGAAGGTTTCGAAGAACTAAAAGAGAGGGTATTTTCTATTAGTATGGAAGAATATGCTGACTCTTGTGGAGTTTCAGAAGAATCTATTAGAGAAGCAGCTGGTCTGATCTCGAGTGCAAAAGGATTTCTAACTCTTTGGGCAATGGGGCTTAACCAAAGTGTGGTTGGCGTTAATAAAAATTTAGCATTAATAAATTTGAATCTAATTACCGGTAAGATAGGCAAACCCGGGTCTGGTCCATTCTCCTTAACTGGACAACCGAATGCAATGGGAGGAAGAGAAGTGGGCGGATTATGCAATCTTCTTCCTGCCCATAGAAACCTTGCAGATGAAAATCACAGAAAGGAAGTAGCGGATTTTTGGGGCGTGGAATCTATTCGGGACAAACCGGGTTATTCAGCCACAGAGATGTTCGAAAATCTCAAAAACGGAAAGATGAAAGCGATCTGGATTGTTTGTACAAATCCAACTGTAAGTCTTCCGGATGCAAGAACCGTTGAGGCTGGACTTAGAAATGCAGAGTTAGTAGTTGTCCAAGATATTTCAAATAGTCATGAGTCTATTCCGTTTGCTCATTATGTTCTTCCTGCTGCCGGTTGGACAGAGAAGCAAGGTACAATGACCAACTCGGATAGGAGAATAACCTACCTTCCAAAAATTTTCAATCCACCAGGAGATGCAAAGGCAGATACCTGGATACTAACTGAGTTTGCGGAAAAGATGGGATTTGGATCTTCTTTCAATTATAAGAATGAAGAAGAAGTCTTCTTAGAACATTGCCTTCTTACTAAAGGTACAAATCTGGATATTGGCGGTTTGGACTATTCTATCTTACAAGATAGAAGATCAGTGCAATGGCCCTTTCCTTCCAAGGACCATGAAGGAACTCCAAGATTATTTTCCGACGGAAAGTTTTATCGTCCGAATGGAAAAGCAAAAATACATTCCGTAGAGCCGGAAGATACTTCCGAAAAAACAACAGAGAACTTTCCTCTTATTTTAACCACGGGTAGGATCAGAGACCAATGGCATACAATGACTCGTACAGGAAAGGTAAGAAAGCTCAAGGAGCATAAAAAGGAACCTTATCTAGAGATCCATCCTATTGATGCAAAAGAAAGAGAGATTATAGAATCACAAATCGTAGAAGTCAAAAATGAAAGGGGAAGTGTTAGGGTTAGAGCTACGATCACTGAAAGTATCCGACAAGGAACTGTGTTCTTACCTATGCATTGGGGAAGAAAGAATGGAAATGATGAAGCGAGAGCAAATAATCTTACAAGTTCAAAGTTTGATCCATTCTCCAAACAGCCTGGGTTTAAAATTTCGGCTGTAGAGGTCCTTCCTTATAAAAAGCCTAAGGAAAAGATACTGATTGTAGGAGGAGGGAACGGAACTCTTGCATTCCTCAGAAAGTTCAGAGCCATCTCTCCTGATGATGAAATAACAGTATTATGTAAAGAAGAACATCCATTTTATAACAGAATTCTATTACCAGATTTAATCAGCGGAGATAAACAATTCTCCCAATTATCTGCCGTCAGCGAAGAAGAGATTGAATCCTGGAATATAGAAGTTAAATCTTCCATCTCAGTATCAGAGATACTTCCTGAAGGAAAGAAAGTAAAAGATTCCCAAGGTAATGTATATTCTTATAACAAACTGATTATTGCAACTGGAAGTAGACCTTCTATCCCTAAATATATTCCAGAAAAGATGTTGGGGATTTTTAGTCTCCGTTCAAAAAACGATGCGGATAGGATTAAGGGATTTTTTGTTCCGAATACTCATGCGTTGATCGTGGGCGGAGGACTGCTTGGTTTAGAGTTAGCAGCTGCATTAAGATCTTTGCATGTAAATGTGACTGTTCTAGTAAGAACGGATAGATTGATGTCCAAACAATTGGACGAAATCTCAGCAGAAATTTTAAGAAAAGAAGTAGAAGCAAGAGGAATACAAATCTTATTCGATACTGAAATTTCCAAAGTATATGGAACGGAAAGGTTGGAGAGTGTTAAGTTCAGGGACGGCTCCAGCATTCGACCGGATGGCATCGTATTTGCAGTTGGTACGGTTCCGAATTTGGAATTAGCTAAGGAAGCAGGGATTAATTGTAAGTCTGGAATATTGGTAAACGATTTCTTACAATCTAGTGATCCGGATATTTATGCGATAGGAGAAGTTGCTGAACATTCTACTGGAATGTACGGAACTGTTGCTGCAACTGAAGAGCAAGCTGAGTTTGCGGCTTGGCATATGTATGGATATAAGATTGGTTCTTATTCGGGTTCCATGCATTCTAATCTTCTGAAAGTACCTGGCTTAGAGTTGGTCTCATTGAGATTACCTGATGTTCCAATGGACGAAGCAGGTCCCGAATACGAAGAGATTGTATTCTTCGACAAAAGAAAGGGTCGTTATAAAAAATGTATCATTAAAGGAGATCGTTTAGTAGGAGCGATCTTGGTAGGAGATAAATCTGAGTTTTCAGAATTTAAGGCTATGATCTCTTCCGGAATTGAGCTAGGCGATAAGAGAGATAGACTTCTTACCGGATCTTCTCCGCTGAAACCTCCAATAGGTCCTTTAGTCTGTTCTTGTAATGGAGTAGGAAAAGGTAATTTAGAAGAAGAGATCAGAAACGGTGTCTGTGATCTTAAAACACTTTCGGAAAAGACTGGTGCGGGGACAGGTTGCGGAAGTTGTAAGCCTGAGGTGTTGAAAATTTTAAGAGAGACCGGAGCGGTTGCTCCGGCCTAA
- a CDS encoding nucleoside-diphosphate kinase translates to MARTFIMIKPDGVKNKHVGDILQRIEKEGFKILGLKYLKLSLEDAKQFYKVHSARPFYNDLCGYMSSGPIVAAALERDNAVQHWRDVIGATDPKEAAAGTIRALFAESKEANAVHGSDSDDNAALEISFFFKGNELF, encoded by the coding sequence ATGGCTAGAACATTTATCATGATCAAACCCGACGGAGTAAAAAACAAACATGTCGGCGATATCCTACAAAGAATCGAAAAAGAAGGATTCAAAATTTTAGGACTTAAATATCTTAAACTTTCTCTCGAAGATGCAAAACAATTCTATAAAGTGCATTCGGCTCGTCCTTTCTATAATGATCTTTGTGGCTATATGTCTTCTGGACCTATCGTTGCAGCTGCTTTGGAGAGAGACAATGCGGTTCAACATTGGAGAGACGTAATCGGAGCTACAGATCCGAAAGAAGCTGCTGCAGGCACCATTAGAGCTTTATTCGCAGAAAGTAAAGAAGCAAACGCAGTACATGGTTCTGACTCGGATGATAACGCTGCATTAGAGATCAGCTTCTTCTTCAAAGGAAACGAACTCTTCTAA
- the coaD gene encoding pantetheine-phosphate adenylyltransferase → MTRIAVYPGSFDPLTRGHLDILQRSIGLFDKVIIGVAVNSNKSLLFSIEERIEFIREATKGWENLEIDTFEGLTVDYCKKRGAKSIIRGLRAVTDFDYEYAISLMNRKLAPEVETIFLMSSNDYSFVSSTIVKEVARHGRDVSAQVPEHVSKALLKKLYHK, encoded by the coding sequence ATGACAAGAATTGCTGTTTATCCTGGCTCCTTCGATCCTTTAACTAGAGGACATTTGGACATTCTCCAAAGGTCCATAGGTCTATTCGATAAAGTGATCATAGGTGTTGCGGTAAACTCCAATAAAAGTCTACTTTTTTCTATCGAAGAAAGAATAGAATTCATCAGAGAAGCAACCAAAGGTTGGGAGAATCTAGAAATAGACACTTTCGAGGGACTGACAGTGGACTATTGTAAAAAGAGAGGAGCAAAAAGTATCATCAGAGGACTTAGAGCAGTCACTGACTTTGATTATGAATATGCAATTTCTCTAATGAACAGAAAGCTCGCCCCGGAAGTAGAAACAATCTTCCTGATGTCCTCAAACGACTACTCGTTCGTATCTTCTACAATCGTAAAAGAAGTGGCAAGACATGGCCGGGATGTATCCGCTCAAGTGCCGGAACACGTTAGCAAAGCATTACTTAAAAAATTATACCACAAGTAA
- a CDS encoding argininosuccinate synthase, whose translation MAAQKNIKKIVLAYSGGLDTSVILTWLKETYGCEVVAFTADVGQKEELTGLEEKGIKTGASKVYIEDLRLEFARDFIYPAIQGNAIYEMRYLLGTSLARPLIAKAMAEVGKKEGADAFAHGATGKGNDQVRFELAFKSLAPEKEIIAPWRTWSFGGRADLIEYAKTKGIPVPVTASKPYSMDRNLMHVSYEGGILEDPYKEPNEDMFLLTVSPEKAPDSPEYVELDFVEGNCVAVNGKKLNPYEVVDTLNTIGGKHGIGRVDIVENRLVGIKSRGVYETPGGTILFHAHRDLESITIDRDTQHHKDKLSVELAELIYNGHWFSSRMAAVRAFISETQRFVTGTVKVKLYKGNCIIVGRKSSVSLYNPEMATFEKEELYNQKDAEGFINLYGLPAKEAARLRKK comes from the coding sequence ATGGCGGCTCAAAAGAACATAAAGAAAATCGTATTAGCATATTCCGGCGGATTGGACACATCCGTAATTCTAACCTGGCTTAAGGAAACCTATGGATGCGAAGTGGTAGCATTTACCGCAGACGTAGGCCAAAAAGAAGAGCTCACAGGCCTGGAAGAAAAAGGGATCAAGACCGGAGCCTCCAAAGTTTATATAGAAGATCTTCGTTTAGAATTCGCAAGGGACTTTATCTATCCCGCCATCCAAGGAAACGCGATCTACGAGATGCGATACTTGCTAGGAACTTCTTTAGCAAGACCATTGATCGCAAAAGCAATGGCCGAAGTTGGTAAAAAAGAAGGAGCAGATGCATTCGCTCACGGCGCGACCGGAAAAGGAAACGACCAAGTTCGTTTCGAATTAGCATTCAAATCCTTAGCTCCAGAAAAGGAAATTATAGCTCCTTGGAGGACCTGGTCTTTCGGAGGAAGAGCCGACCTAATAGAATATGCAAAAACGAAAGGTATCCCAGTACCTGTAACAGCTTCCAAACCATATTCTATGGACAGGAATCTAATGCATGTTTCCTACGAAGGTGGAATATTAGAAGATCCTTATAAAGAACCGAACGAAGATATGTTCCTTCTTACCGTTTCTCCGGAGAAGGCACCGGATTCTCCTGAATACGTGGAATTAGATTTCGTTGAAGGAAATTGCGTAGCAGTAAATGGGAAAAAACTCAATCCTTATGAAGTTGTAGATACTCTAAATACAATCGGAGGAAAACACGGAATCGGAAGAGTGGATATAGTAGAGAACAGACTAGTAGGGATTAAATCCAGAGGAGTTTACGAAACTCCAGGTGGAACCATCCTATTCCACGCGCATAGAGATTTGGAATCCATCACAATCGACAGAGATACACAACATCATAAAGATAAATTATCCGTGGAACTTGCAGAGTTGATCTATAATGGACATTGGTTCTCTTCCAGAATGGCTGCAGTAAGAGCATTCATCTCTGAAACTCAAAGGTTCGTAACCGGAACCGTAAAAGTGAAACTATATAAAGGAAACTGCATTATCGTTGGAAGAAAATCCTCTGTTTCACTTTATAATCCTGAAATGGCAACTTTCGAAAAAGAAGAACTATACAATCAAAAAGATGCCGAAGGTTTTATTAACCTATACGGACTTCCTGCAAAAGAAGCTGCGAGGCTGCGAAAAAAATGA
- a CDS encoding DUF2779 domain-containing protein, whose amino-acid sequence MDSVPKLLRTSIRRLSFLFPETLRRKLLFDVLAPYREKELPLLGRSAFQTGQYCELQFWKFLKEPNHEFDISNQFISPKQKSLLKDIAGKLFPDAKHAGYKDSKTRSYLDSKQPVKGACVRTKFFDTRADFLIPGEEGLQAIIIKASSSAKRTHISELSFIRMVLEEAGYKVYSTQVWTISSEYSYTGTEIDPNRLFHKKDCSKETLANLEDTKEKAYNLLEVLEKDKIPSITFSKHCDHPRNCIHPESCYSDSPPGDLFTLREGKELTLTLWNQGIRNLSEVEPDSEFTHRQKIQVEAVKTGKEYLDRDSLLSYLNQLKFPLYCLDFETINPPVPFYKDTHPFQHVPFLYSLHVIRKDLKETPEEYTYLDDHDKDPRLGILESLSSQIKPGGTILAFNDSFEKRCLKESIQAYPKYKEWFQSIEPDFSDLAKPFWDYDYYHPAQEGTTSLKVVLPVLTGANYKELTINAGHIANSEFLRIKTENVSDQEKKRVESDLIAYCKMDTFALILILRALAEKLNWPGKL is encoded by the coding sequence ATGGATTCGGTTCCTAAATTACTAAGAACCTCGATTCGGCGGTTGTCTTTTCTCTTTCCGGAAACACTCAGAAGAAAACTTCTATTCGATGTTCTGGCTCCTTATAGAGAAAAAGAACTTCCTCTCTTAGGAAGATCCGCATTCCAAACAGGACAATACTGTGAATTACAATTTTGGAAATTTCTAAAAGAACCGAATCATGAATTTGATATCTCCAATCAGTTTATCTCTCCGAAACAAAAATCACTCCTCAAAGATATTGCAGGTAAACTTTTCCCAGATGCAAAACATGCAGGATACAAGGATTCCAAAACTAGATCTTATCTAGATTCAAAACAACCTGTCAAAGGTGCTTGTGTTAGAACAAAATTTTTCGATACAAGGGCAGACTTTTTAATTCCTGGAGAAGAAGGTTTGCAGGCAATTATCATCAAGGCTTCTTCTTCTGCCAAAAGAACTCATATCTCGGAACTTTCTTTTATAAGAATGGTATTGGAAGAAGCAGGATATAAAGTATATTCCACCCAAGTTTGGACGATAAGTTCTGAATATTCATACACAGGAACCGAAATAGATCCAAATCGACTATTTCATAAAAAGGATTGCAGCAAGGAAACTTTGGCGAACCTGGAAGACACTAAAGAAAAGGCTTATAATCTTTTAGAAGTATTAGAAAAAGATAAAATTCCTTCTATCACCTTCTCCAAACATTGCGATCACCCTAGAAATTGTATCCATCCTGAATCTTGCTACTCAGATTCACCTCCCGGTGATCTATTTACATTAAGAGAAGGAAAAGAACTTACCCTTACTCTTTGGAATCAAGGAATCAGAAATTTATCCGAAGTGGAACCTGATTCCGAATTTACTCATAGACAAAAGATCCAAGTAGAAGCTGTAAAAACCGGGAAAGAATATTTGGATAGAGATTCACTTTTATCTTATCTGAATCAGTTAAAATTTCCTTTATATTGTTTGGATTTTGAAACGATTAATCCGCCTGTTCCCTTCTATAAAGATACACATCCATTCCAACATGTTCCTTTTTTATATTCTTTACATGTGATCCGAAAAGATCTGAAAGAAACACCGGAAGAATATACTTATCTGGATGATCACGATAAGGATCCAAGACTTGGTATCTTGGAATCACTTTCTTCTCAAATCAAACCAGGAGGGACAATTCTTGCATTCAACGATAGTTTTGAAAAACGCTGTTTGAAAGAATCCATCCAAGCTTATCCAAAATATAAGGAATGGTTCCAATCCATAGAGCCTGATTTTTCGGATCTAGCAAAACCGTTTTGGGATTACGATTATTATCATCCTGCGCAAGAAGGAACCACTTCTTTAAAGGTAGTTCTTCCAGTTCTTACTGGAGCAAATTACAAAGAACTTACAATCAATGCGGGTCATATAGCTAACTCCGAATTTTTAAGGATCAAAACTGAAAATGTATCGGATCAAGAAAAGAAGAGGGTAGAGTCCGACCTGATAGCTTATTGTAAGATGGATACCTTTGCTTTGATCCTGATTCTTAGGGCCTTAGCGGAGAAGTTAAACTGGCCCGGAAAATTATAA